From the Montipora capricornis isolate CH-2021 chromosome 2, ASM3666992v2, whole genome shotgun sequence genome, one window contains:
- the LOC138026459 gene encoding dynein axonemal assembly factor 5-like: MAADLSPKDRETLEALLQSLHRDINCLADDNRGTRKRALEKIRKEVFSKKPHFSATVLQVTFEEILKPALKLFADPTEKCRELSVQLVSEFSKQVTDLSQFLPYLIPTVVQRLGQPELVEPCEELRLYTVELLSSVTETCGGKIGVYIDDMIKILQRTLVDPFHDVRKESCQCTNILAAACPEQFYFQANSLVTPLLRSLSHQHSKVRVSCVQTLGIVISYGDGKNVDDVVSHLAQRTFDSAPTVRAAVINVVGDWLLNLRDRYSYFHKLLPLLMTGLSDELPDIQKQSRQLMSKVGNQYAVENEDDLKDKIDFEEKPGYRLVMDVDRPSLGCRVLVQRNLSKILPAALRDMTDWTVDTRIKASSLVYFLLFYAEDYTTQHMEILLQGLYKASQDDNDEVVKQVVLISEMAGSFVDPAVFCKLALPHLKSSASSSSSGCSSCLMILTGLLRGCNPQLVKPNLKAICDTIASSDVCCTQQMSCQQNLLATVSAIIDKAGDESRTHSFTLFYVLIHVMALQLQGSLQKEVNAVLLKLTTSQGLDSVSQLYENHIQEFLDKLKENHSSWSQYSPECRLFDVLLTESGQIISRHLTVSMAIFTECLDSTKKSAELRLKMFSLLSRLLMSASQSVESQNAFSSYSVHIVQKLIIPNCVWQAGRTAAAVGSAAISCLWALLQSNLLSNRNAGQVMKDLLTQLASSLDDHNQTTRLVSCKALQKLLISCKSSFNADMLHQIYPELLKRMDDSSDEIRIVVTNTFLAYFRAFPSDYNSDLYKLHLEAMFKGLLVQLDDPTASIQEAVLNVLKEAALVQPTLMKEQVESVRHKHRVARYCEELLKECESLINK; the protein is encoded by the exons ATGGCGGCAGATTTGAGTCCGAAAGATAGGGAAACTTTAGAGGCGTTATTGCAG AGCCTTCATAGAGATATCAACTGCCTGGCAGATGACAACAGAGGCACGAGAAAGAGAGCCTTGGAAAAGATCAGAAAGGAAGTTTTTTCCAAAAAGCCTCATTTTTCAGCTACTGTGCTTCAAGTTACCTTTGAAGAAATCCTTAAACCAGCTCTGAAACTGTTTGCTGATCCAACTGAAAAATGCAGAGAACTTTCAGTGCAATTGGTTTCTGA ATTTTCAAAGCAAGTTACAGACCTGTCGCAGTTTCTTCCTTATTTAATACCAACTGTGGTGCAGAGACTGGGACAGCCGGAGTTGGTGGAACCTTGTGAGGAATTAAGACTGTATACAGTTGAACTGCTTTCCTCTGTTACAGAGACATGTGGTGGAAAGATTGGTGTTTATATAGATGATATGATTAAAATACTTCAACGAACTCTAGTTGATCCATTTCATGATGTCCGAAAG GAAAGTTGTCAGTGCACAAACATTTTAGCTGCAGCTTGTCCAGAACAGTTCTACTTCCAAGCCAATTCTCTGGTTACTCCTCTTTTAAGATCACTTTCTCATCAACACTCTAAAGTTAGAGTTTCTTGTGTACAG ACATTAGGAATTGTCATTAGTTATGGGGATGGAAAGAATGTGGATGATGTTGTATCACATCTTGCACAGAGGACTTTTGACAGTGCTCCAACTGTGCGGGCTGCTGTTATTAATGTTGTTGGAGACTGGCTTCTAAATCTTCGAGACAG GTATTCATATTTTCATAAGCTATTGCCGTTGTTGATGACAGGTTTGTCCGATGAACTACCTGATATTCAGAAGCAGTCAAGACAACTCATGAGCAAG GTCGGTAATCAGTATGCAGTGGAGAATGAAGATGATCTAAAGGACAAAATagattttgaagaaaaaccTGGTTATCGCCTTGTAATGG ATGTGGATCGTCCCAGTCTTGGATGCAGGGTGTTAGTTCAAagaaatttgtcaaaaattttACCAGCTGCTCTTCGAGATATGACAGATTGGACAGTTGATACAAGAATCAAG GCCTCCTCTCTAGTTTACTTTCTTCTGTTTTATGCGGAGGACTACACAACTCAGCATATGGAGATTTTATTGCAAGGACTGTACAAGGCGAGCCAGGATGACAATGATGAAGTAGTTAAACAG GTTGTATTAATTTCTGAGATGGCTGGTAGTTTTGTAGATCCAGCTGTGTTCTGTAAGTTAGCTCTTCCTCATCTCAAGTCTTCAGCCAGTAGTTCTTCATCTGGCTGCAGCAGTTGCTTGATGATCCTGACAGGTTTACTCAGGGGCTGCAATCCACAACTCGTTAAACCTAATCTAAAG GCTATATGTGATACAATTGCATCATCAGATGTCTGCTGCACACAGCAGATGTCTTGCCAACAGAATCTGTTAGCCACAGTTTCAGCCATTATTGACAAGGCTGGTGATGAAAGCAGGACGCACAGTTTTACATTGTTCTACGTTTTGATACATGTGATGGCGCTTCAGTTGCAAGGAAGCCTACAGAAAGAA gtgaaTGCCGTTTTATTGAAACTTACAACTTCCCAGGGTTTGGATAGCGTTTCACAGCTCTATGAAAATCATATTCAAGAGTTCCTTGACAAGTTGAAG GAAAACCACAGTTCGTGGTCTCAGTACTCTCCAGAGTGCCGTCTGTTTGATGTTTTGTTGACAGAATCAGGACAGATCATTAGTCGTCACCTTACAGTTTCCATGGCAATTTTTACAGAATGTTTAGACAGCACGAAAAAGTCTGCAGAGCTCCGACTCAA GATGTTTTCTCTGCTGTCCCGTCTTCTGATGAGTGCTTCACAATCGGTTGAATCACAAAATGCCTTCAGTTCATATTCAGTGCACATTGTACAGAAGCTTATCATACCCAACTGTGTGTGGCAGGCAGGAAG AACAGCTGCTGCTGTCGGCTCTGCAGCGATCTCCTGCCTCTGGGCATTACTGCAGTCAAATTTGCTGTCTAATCGCAATGCTGGACAAGTTATGAAAGACCTTTTGACTCAG CTTGCAAGCAGTCTTGATGATCACAATCAAACAACCAGACTTGTGTCCTGCAAAGCCCTCCAAAAATTACTTATATCCTGCAAAAGCAGCTTTAATG CTGATATGCTTCACCAAATTTATCCTGAGTTACTGAAAAGGATGGATGACAGCAGTGATGAAATAAGGATTGTTGTAACCAATACATTTCTTGCATATTTTAG GGCCTTTCCGTCAGATTACAACAGTGATCTGTACAAGTTACATCTGGAAGCGATGTTCAAGGGCCTTTTAGTTCAACTTGATGATCCCACTGCTTCAATACAG GAAGCAGTACTAAATGTATTAAAGGAAGCAGCACTTGTGCAGCCAACTCTCATGAAGGAACAAGTTGAATCTGTTAGGCACAAGCACAGAGTTGCCAG GTACTGTGAGGAACTTTTAAAAGAATGTGAAAGCCTAATAAACAAGTGA
- the LOC138026483 gene encoding peptidyl-prolyl cis-trans isomerase-like 3 isoform X1, with protein sequence MSVTLHTDLGDLKIELFCEDTPKASENFLALCASNYYDNCVFHRNIKGFMVQTGDPTGTGKGGKSIWGKRFPDELSPSLRHNARGTVSMANSGQDTNGSQFFICYGKQPHLDMKYTVFGKVIDGLETLDDLEKLPVNEKSYRPLTDVQIKNVTIHANPIADKSG encoded by the exons ATG TCCGTCACCTTGCACACTGATTTAGGAGACTTGAAAATCGAACTCTTCTGTGAAGATACACCAAAGGCTTCCGAG AACTTTTTAGCTCTTTGTGCCAGTAATTACTATGACAATTGTGttttccacag aaatatAAAGGGCTTTATGGTTCAAACAGGTGACCCTACAG GAACTGGCAAAGGTGGAAAAAGCATTTGGGGCAAGAGGTTTCCTGATGAGCTAAGTCCTTCTCTCAGG CACAATGCCAGAGGAACAGTGTCTATGGCAAATAGTGGGCAAGACACAAATGGATCACAGTTTTTCATCTGTTATGGCAAACAACCACATCTCGATATGAAGTACACTGTCTTTGGAAA GGTTATTGATGGCTTGGAAACACTTGATGATTTAGAGAAGCTACCAGTAAATGAGAAATCCTATAGACCTCTTACCGATGTGCAGATAAAAAATGTAACAATACATGCCAATCCTATAGCAGATAAAAGTGGCTGA
- the LOC138026483 gene encoding peptidyl-prolyl cis-trans isomerase-like 3 isoform X2 — protein sequence MPDFRSWKDINFLALCASNYYDNCVFHRNIKGFMVQTGDPTGTGKGGKSIWGKRFPDELSPSLRHNARGTVSMANSGQDTNGSQFFICYGKQPHLDMKYTVFGKVIDGLETLDDLEKLPVNEKSYRPLTDVQIKNVTIHANPIADKSG from the exons ATGCCAGATTTTCGTTCTTGGAAGGATATA AACTTTTTAGCTCTTTGTGCCAGTAATTACTATGACAATTGTGttttccacag aaatatAAAGGGCTTTATGGTTCAAACAGGTGACCCTACAG GAACTGGCAAAGGTGGAAAAAGCATTTGGGGCAAGAGGTTTCCTGATGAGCTAAGTCCTTCTCTCAGG CACAATGCCAGAGGAACAGTGTCTATGGCAAATAGTGGGCAAGACACAAATGGATCACAGTTTTTCATCTGTTATGGCAAACAACCACATCTCGATATGAAGTACACTGTCTTTGGAAA GGTTATTGATGGCTTGGAAACACTTGATGATTTAGAGAAGCTACCAGTAAATGAGAAATCCTATAGACCTCTTACCGATGTGCAGATAAAAAATGTAACAATACATGCCAATCCTATAGCAGATAAAAGTGGCTGA